The following proteins are encoded in a genomic region of Mycolicibacterium confluentis:
- the lnt gene encoding apolipoprotein N-acyltransferase → MADRPQRDEKLAATQAETTDIIPAVTDEDEDLQDLDADASGPDEDSAPDPDAPSVSLGDRITRWGRRTGDWFVPRWPRLLASTVAGALLCASFAPLSWWWAAVLGFVALAWVLTRPATTLAGGFGYGYLAGLVFYIPLLPWISGLVGAFPWLALAAVCALFPALFGLLAVLVRTLPVWPVWFALVWGVSEWLKATIPFGGFPWGIVAFGQTTGPFLPLAQYGGVPLVSVAVALAGFSLAALGQEFVTWWNRGAQRDMVPPAVVAPGVCIVIVLLATALATPAVRQSGAGSGDDPTVTVAAVQGNVPRLGLEFNAQRRAVLDNHVNETLRLARDVREGRAPQPHFVIWPENSSDIDPLANEDARARIDVAARAIGVPILVGGVVVHPDWTPENPAATNTVIVWDPVRGPGERHDKQIVQPFGEYLPWRGFFRLLSSYADRAGYFVPGTGSGVVNAAGVPVGVATCWEVIFDRAVRQSVRNGAQVIAVPTNNATFDATMSAQQLAFARARAVEHDRYVIVAGTTGISAVIAPDGRELARTEFFEPAYLDTQIRLKNSATPATRWGPAIQFVLVAAGAIAALSMLVLRIRQNGGLMRPGRRHRNQPTAKSTGPTTEPKEPHDQ, encoded by the coding sequence ATGGCTGACCGTCCGCAGCGGGACGAGAAGCTCGCGGCCACCCAGGCCGAGACCACTGACATCATCCCGGCCGTGACCGATGAGGACGAGGATCTCCAGGACCTCGACGCGGACGCCTCTGGGCCCGATGAGGACTCCGCTCCAGACCCCGACGCGCCCTCGGTGTCGCTCGGTGACCGGATCACGCGGTGGGGACGCCGGACGGGGGACTGGTTCGTCCCGCGCTGGCCCCGCCTGCTGGCCTCGACCGTGGCGGGTGCCCTGCTGTGTGCGAGCTTCGCGCCGTTGTCGTGGTGGTGGGCGGCGGTGCTCGGGTTCGTGGCGCTGGCCTGGGTGCTGACCAGGCCCGCAACCACACTCGCGGGCGGGTTCGGATACGGATATCTGGCCGGACTTGTCTTCTACATTCCGCTGCTGCCGTGGATCAGCGGGCTCGTGGGTGCGTTCCCGTGGCTCGCGCTGGCCGCGGTGTGCGCGCTTTTCCCCGCCCTGTTCGGACTGCTGGCGGTGCTGGTGCGGACGCTGCCGGTGTGGCCCGTGTGGTTCGCACTCGTCTGGGGCGTCTCCGAATGGCTCAAGGCCACCATTCCCTTCGGTGGATTCCCCTGGGGCATCGTCGCTTTCGGTCAGACGACGGGCCCGTTCCTGCCGCTGGCGCAGTACGGCGGCGTGCCCCTGGTGTCGGTGGCCGTCGCGTTGGCGGGCTTCAGCCTGGCGGCCCTCGGGCAGGAGTTCGTCACGTGGTGGAACCGTGGAGCGCAGCGCGACATGGTGCCTCCCGCCGTGGTGGCCCCGGGGGTGTGCATCGTGATCGTGCTGTTGGCCACCGCGCTGGCGACGCCTGCGGTGCGGCAGTCCGGCGCGGGTTCGGGTGACGACCCGACCGTGACCGTCGCGGCGGTGCAGGGCAATGTGCCCCGTCTGGGTCTGGAGTTCAACGCACAGCGCCGCGCGGTGCTCGACAACCACGTCAACGAGACGCTGCGCCTGGCGCGTGACGTGCGCGAGGGCCGGGCGCCACAACCGCACTTCGTGATCTGGCCGGAGAACTCCTCGGACATCGATCCGCTCGCCAACGAGGACGCGCGGGCCCGCATCGACGTGGCCGCGCGGGCCATCGGCGTGCCAATCCTGGTCGGCGGGGTCGTCGTCCATCCCGACTGGACGCCGGAGAATCCGGCCGCCACCAACACCGTCATCGTGTGGGATCCGGTGCGCGGACCGGGGGAGCGGCACGACAAGCAGATCGTGCAACCGTTCGGCGAGTACCTGCCGTGGCGCGGGTTCTTCCGCCTGCTGTCGTCCTACGCCGACCGTGCCGGCTATTTCGTGCCGGGGACTGGTTCAGGGGTGGTGAACGCGGCGGGCGTGCCCGTGGGGGTGGCCACCTGCTGGGAGGTCATCTTCGACCGGGCCGTGCGACAGTCGGTGCGCAACGGCGCCCAGGTGATCGCCGTGCCCACCAACAACGCCACCTTCGACGCCACGATGAGTGCCCAGCAGTTGGCGTTCGCGCGCGCCCGTGCCGTCGAGCACGACCGTTACGTCATCGTCGCCGGGACCACCGGCATCAGTGCCGTCATCGCTCCCGACGGCCGCGAACTGGCGCGCACCGAGTTCTTCGAACCGGCGTATCTGGACACCCAGATCCGGCTCAAGAACTCTGCAACACCAGCCACCAGGTGGGGACCGGCAATCCAGTTCGTGCTGGTGGCAGCGGGTGCGATTGCGGCTCTGTCGATGCTGGTCCTACGGATCAGGCAGAATGGAGGGTTAATGCGTCCAGGGCGCCGACACCGGAATCAACCGACCGCAAAGAGCACTGGACCCACGACCGAACCCAAGGAGCCACATGACCAGTGA
- a CDS encoding amidohydrolase, whose translation MTTTLLLGGRIYSPTHPDATALAVRGDVVAWLGSDEVGRAQFPDARVVDLRGAFVAPAFVDSHVHLTATGLTLAGLDLRAATSKAHCLRLVSEFAAAHPDGVVWGHGWDDTAWAEGAAPTTAELDAAVGARPAYLSRVDVHSALASTALRARVPALATSGGFDAGGPLSADAHHLVRAEARALLTPVQRDRALHTALDAFAAAGVVAVHECAGPQIGGLQDWHAVRDTAHGVEIAGYWGEAVTTAAAARDLIAATGARGLAGDLFVDGALGSRTAWLHEPYADGDGCGTCHLDPEAVFAHLSACTEAGVTAGYHVIGDRAVSTVVDALERVVTDVGIAAVARCGHRLEHLEMVDAAQAAKLGSWGVIASMQPAFDALWGGSDGMYAQRLGIGRAGALNPFALLASQGVPLAFGSDAPVTEIAPWAGVRAATRHRTDGSSISPRAAFSAATRGAWRAAGVRDGLTGTLAPGAPASYAVWEAADLEVAAPADAVQRWSTEPGSRVPPLPRLDADTALPHCRATVHRGAVIHGSIDG comes from the coding sequence GTGACCACGACGCTTCTGCTCGGTGGGCGGATCTACAGCCCCACCCATCCCGATGCGACCGCCCTTGCCGTCCGCGGCGACGTCGTCGCGTGGCTGGGCAGCGATGAAGTGGGCCGCGCCCAGTTCCCCGATGCCCGCGTGGTCGACCTGCGTGGCGCGTTCGTCGCGCCGGCCTTCGTCGACAGTCATGTGCACCTCACGGCCACGGGCCTGACGCTGGCGGGACTCGACCTGCGCGCCGCGACCTCCAAGGCGCACTGCCTGCGCCTGGTCTCGGAGTTCGCCGCGGCGCACCCGGACGGTGTGGTGTGGGGACACGGCTGGGATGACACGGCCTGGGCTGAGGGTGCCGCGCCCACGACCGCTGAACTCGACGCCGCGGTCGGCGCCCGCCCCGCCTACCTGAGCCGGGTCGACGTGCACTCCGCGCTGGCGTCGACTGCCCTGCGGGCCCGGGTTCCCGCGCTGGCCACCTCGGGCGGCTTCGACGCAGGCGGTCCGCTCTCGGCCGACGCCCATCACCTGGTGCGCGCCGAGGCCCGCGCGTTGCTGACCCCGGTGCAGCGGGACCGGGCCCTGCACACGGCCCTCGACGCGTTCGCCGCGGCGGGCGTGGTCGCCGTGCACGAATGCGCGGGACCGCAGATCGGCGGACTGCAGGACTGGCACGCCGTGCGCGACACCGCGCACGGCGTCGAGATCGCCGGCTACTGGGGTGAGGCGGTGACCACCGCGGCCGCGGCCCGGGACCTGATCGCCGCGACGGGCGCCCGCGGACTGGCCGGAGACCTGTTCGTCGACGGGGCCCTGGGATCCCGCACGGCATGGCTGCACGAGCCGTATGCCGACGGCGATGGCTGCGGTACATGCCATCTGGACCCCGAGGCCGTCTTCGCCCACCTGTCGGCATGCACCGAGGCGGGTGTGACGGCGGGGTACCACGTGATCGGCGATCGGGCGGTATCGACGGTCGTCGACGCGCTCGAACGGGTCGTGACCGACGTCGGCATCGCGGCCGTCGCCCGGTGCGGACATCGTCTCGAGCACCTCGAGATGGTTGACGCCGCACAGGCCGCCAAGCTCGGCTCGTGGGGCGTGATCGCCAGCATGCAGCCCGCGTTCGACGCGCTGTGGGGCGGCTCCGACGGCATGTACGCCCAGCGGCTGGGAATCGGTCGAGCCGGGGCGCTCAACCCCTTTGCGCTGTTAGCATCCCAAGGCGTGCCACTCGCCTTCGGCTCAGACGCGCCGGTGACCGAGATCGCCCCGTGGGCAGGAGTCCGCGCAGCGACCAGGCACCGCACCGACGGAAGTTCGATCTCCCCCCGCGCGGCCTTCTCGGCGGCCACGCGCGGGGCGTGGCGGGCCGCGGGTGTGCGCGACGGGCTGACCGGCACGTTGGCGCCCGGCGCACCGGCGTCCTACGCCGTGTGGGAGGCCGCCGACCTCGAGGTGGCGGCGCCCGCCGACGCCGTGCAGCGCTGGTCCACCGAACCCGGCTCCCGAGTGCCGCCGCTGCCCCGACTCGACGCCGACACCGCGCTTCCGCACTGCCGCGCGACGGTGCACCGCGGTGCGGTGATCCATGGGTCGATCGATGGCTGA
- a CDS encoding FxsA family protein yields the protein MVMRLFLLYAVVEMAVIVALTATIGFGWTVLALIGAFLLGLALAGSQLRRQIVALQQRLRDPAAQVTDSALVGLGSVLVVIPGLVTSLAGLLMLAPPTRSLMRPLARVVAARAISRGVVFVPARPGYANGFANGEVIDGEVVDVHDGPKTSGPAGPAITPKPE from the coding sequence ATGGTGATGCGGCTGTTCCTTCTGTATGCGGTCGTCGAGATGGCGGTGATCGTCGCTCTGACGGCCACCATCGGCTTCGGCTGGACCGTGCTGGCGTTGATCGGCGCGTTCCTGCTGGGCTTGGCACTGGCGGGCTCGCAGCTGCGTCGCCAGATCGTCGCCCTGCAGCAGAGGCTGCGCGATCCGGCCGCTCAGGTGACCGACAGCGCCCTCGTCGGCCTCGGCTCGGTGCTGGTCGTCATCCCCGGCCTCGTGACCAGCCTCGCGGGGCTCCTCATGCTGGCCCCGCCGACGAGGTCACTGATGCGTCCGTTGGCCCGCGTGGTGGCCGCGCGCGCGATCTCACGAGGTGTTGTCTTCGTGCCGGCCAGGCCCGGCTACGCCAACGGCTTCGCCAACGGTGAGGTCATCGACGGCGAGGTCGTGGACGTTCACGACGGGCCGAAGACCAGCGGACCGGCCGGTCCGGCGATCACGCCGAAACCCGAATAA
- a CDS encoding PPOX class F420-dependent oxidoreductase codes for MAPTFREVAGAKYLLLTTFTKDGRPKPTAVWGVPRGDKLLIITDDGSWKTKRINNTPRVTIQKSTALGKPKGEPVEAVARNLPKSETRRVYDLITRRYWWHAWWWLPHTLVRGGVDKVHSAIEVQPA; via the coding sequence GTGGCGCCGACGTTCCGTGAGGTCGCGGGCGCGAAGTATCTGCTGCTGACCACGTTCACCAAGGACGGACGGCCCAAGCCGACCGCGGTCTGGGGTGTGCCGCGCGGCGACAAACTGCTGATCATCACCGATGACGGGTCGTGGAAGACCAAGCGGATCAACAACACACCGCGGGTGACCATCCAGAAGTCGACGGCGTTGGGGAAACCGAAGGGCGAACCCGTGGAGGCCGTCGCCCGCAACCTGCCCAAATCGGAGACCCGCCGCGTCTATGACCTGATCACCCGCCGGTACTGGTGGCACGCCTGGTGGTGGCTGCCGCACACCCTGGTCCGCGGTGGCGTCGACAAGGTGCACAGCGCCATCGAAGTGCAGCCCGCGTGA
- a CDS encoding PPOX class F420-dependent oxidoreductase yields MALTFTDIAGSEYILLTTFTKDGRPKPTPIWAAPDGDGLIVITGADSWKVKRIRNTPRVTIARCDMRGNVKSEAVEAIASIDAARAGDAYDAIGRRYGLMGKAFNFFSKLRGGMKKNVALVIKAA; encoded by the coding sequence ATGGCTCTGACCTTCACCGACATCGCCGGGTCCGAATACATCCTGCTGACCACGTTCACCAAGGACGGGCGGCCCAAACCCACGCCCATCTGGGCGGCGCCGGACGGTGATGGCTTGATCGTCATCACCGGCGCCGACTCCTGGAAGGTCAAACGCATCCGCAACACCCCACGGGTCACGATCGCGCGCTGCGATATGCGCGGCAACGTCAAGAGTGAGGCCGTGGAGGCCATCGCCAGCATCGACGCCGCCCGCGCCGGGGATGCCTACGACGCCATCGGCCGCCGGTACGGCCTGATGGGCAAGGCGTTCAATTTCTTCTCCAAACTGCGCGGCGGCATGAAGAAGAACGTGGCCCTGGTCATCAAGGCGGCGTGA
- the cobN gene encoding cobaltochelatase subunit CobN: protein MGYEWGVPTDSSPTVLLLSTSDTDLITARESGRNYRWANPSRLLESDLASELAALLDGVDVAVVRILGGYRAWEEGIDAVVASGVPTVVISGEQAPDADLMERSTVPAGIAVQAHLYLAQGGVDNLANLHAFLSDTVLMTGVGFDPPAEMPSWGELARPASESNGPTVAVLYYRAQQLAGNTAYIHALCDAIENAGGRPLPLFCASLRTAPAELLERLRSADAMVVTVLAAGGARPATASAGGDDDSWNVEHLAALDIPILQGLCLTSPRAQWEANDDGLSPLDVATQVAVPEFDGRIVTVPFSFKEIDQEGLITYAADPERCARVAGLAVRHARLRHVAPADKRVALIFSAYPTKHARIGNAVGLDTPASAVALLRAMSDAGYVIGDVPGLAAGDGDALVHALIERGGQDPDWLTAEQLESNPVRVSASEYREWFATLPAELSDAVVEHWGPPPGELFVDRSNDPQGEIVVAAMQFGNVVLMVQPPRGFGENPVAIYHDPDLPPSHHYLAAYRWIDTKFGADAAVHIGKHGNLEWLPGKTLGLSAACGADAALGDLPLIYPFLVNDPGEGTQAKRRAHAVLVDHLIPPMARAESYGDIARLEQLLDEHSNISALDPGKLPAIRQQIWTLMRAAKMDHDLGLADRPDEDSFDDMLLHVDGWLCEIKDVQIRDGLHILGQRPEGEVELDLVLAMLRARQLFGGEQSVPGLRQALGLAEDGEDSRISVDAAEAKARELVAALQASGWDAAVVDSLTDDADVAAVLRFAANEVVPRLAGTSCEIEQVLRALDGRFIAAGPSGSPLRGLVNVLPTGRNFYSVDPKAVPSRLAWETGVAMADSLLNRYREDHGRWPESVGLSVWGTSAMRTSGDDIAEVLALLGVRPVWDEASRRVVDLEAITLAELGRPRIDVTVRISGFFRDAFPHVVTMLDDAVQLVAALDEPDDQNFVRAHASADLAEHGDNRRATTRIFGSKPGTYGAGLLQLIDSRNWRDDNDLAQVYTAWGGFAYGRDLDGAPATEDMNRAYRRIVVAAKNTDTREHDIADSDDYFQYHGGMVATVRALTGKDPAAYIGDNTRPDAVRTRTLSEETTRVFRARVVNPRWINAMRRHGYKGAFEMAATVDYLFGYDATAHVMADWMYEQLTSSYVLDPENRKFMSESNPWALHGMAERLLEAVQRGMWAEPEQNTLDGLRQVLLETEGDLEG, encoded by the coding sequence ATGGGGTACGAATGGGGGGTGCCGACCGACTCCTCGCCGACCGTCCTGCTGCTGTCCACCTCTGACACTGACCTGATCACCGCCCGTGAGAGCGGGCGGAACTACAGGTGGGCCAATCCGAGCAGACTGCTGGAGTCCGACCTGGCCTCAGAACTCGCGGCACTGCTCGACGGCGTCGACGTCGCGGTGGTGCGCATCCTGGGCGGCTACCGCGCCTGGGAGGAGGGCATCGACGCGGTGGTGGCCAGCGGCGTGCCGACCGTGGTGATCAGCGGTGAGCAGGCGCCCGATGCCGACCTGATGGAACGCTCGACCGTGCCCGCGGGCATCGCGGTGCAGGCGCACCTCTATCTGGCCCAGGGCGGCGTGGACAACCTGGCCAACCTGCACGCGTTCCTGTCGGACACCGTGCTGATGACCGGCGTCGGTTTCGACCCGCCCGCCGAGATGCCCAGCTGGGGTGAGCTCGCCCGGCCGGCATCGGAATCGAACGGCCCCACCGTCGCGGTGCTCTATTACCGCGCCCAGCAGTTGGCCGGCAACACCGCCTACATCCACGCGCTGTGTGATGCGATCGAGAACGCCGGCGGCCGCCCGCTGCCGCTGTTCTGCGCGTCACTGCGCACCGCACCGGCCGAACTGCTCGAGCGCCTGCGCAGCGCCGACGCGATGGTCGTGACCGTGCTGGCCGCGGGCGGCGCGCGGCCCGCGACCGCCTCAGCCGGTGGTGACGACGACAGCTGGAACGTCGAACACCTTGCGGCCCTGGACATCCCGATCCTGCAGGGGCTGTGTCTGACGTCACCCCGTGCGCAGTGGGAGGCCAATGACGACGGGCTGAGCCCACTGGATGTCGCGACCCAGGTCGCCGTCCCCGAATTCGACGGCCGCATCGTGACGGTGCCGTTCTCGTTCAAGGAGATCGACCAGGAGGGATTGATCACCTACGCGGCCGACCCGGAGCGCTGCGCGCGCGTCGCGGGCCTGGCGGTGCGCCACGCCAGGCTGCGCCACGTCGCACCCGCCGACAAGCGGGTCGCCCTGATCTTCTCGGCATATCCGACCAAGCACGCCCGCATCGGCAACGCGGTGGGCCTGGACACCCCGGCCAGCGCGGTCGCCCTGCTGCGGGCGATGAGCGACGCGGGCTACGTCATCGGCGACGTCCCGGGCCTGGCGGCGGGGGACGGCGATGCGCTGGTCCACGCCCTGATCGAACGCGGCGGTCAGGACCCCGACTGGCTCACCGCCGAGCAGTTGGAGTCCAATCCCGTCCGGGTCTCGGCGTCCGAATACCGGGAGTGGTTCGCCACGCTGCCCGCCGAACTCTCCGACGCGGTGGTCGAGCACTGGGGCCCGCCGCCGGGTGAACTGTTCGTCGACCGCAGCAACGACCCGCAGGGCGAGATCGTGGTCGCGGCAATGCAGTTCGGCAACGTCGTGCTCATGGTGCAGCCACCCCGCGGGTTCGGCGAGAACCCGGTGGCGATCTACCACGATCCGGATCTGCCCCCCAGCCACCACTACCTGGCGGCCTACCGCTGGATCGACACGAAGTTCGGCGCCGACGCCGCGGTCCACATCGGCAAGCACGGCAACCTCGAATGGCTGCCCGGCAAGACCCTGGGGCTGTCGGCGGCCTGCGGCGCCGACGCGGCGCTGGGGGACCTGCCGTTGATCTATCCGTTCCTGGTCAACGATCCCGGCGAGGGCACACAGGCCAAGCGCCGGGCGCACGCGGTGCTGGTCGACCACCTCATCCCGCCGATGGCGCGCGCCGAAAGCTACGGCGACATCGCCCGATTGGAACAACTGCTCGACGAGCACTCGAACATCTCCGCACTCGACCCGGGCAAGCTGCCCGCCATCCGGCAGCAGATCTGGACGCTCATGCGCGCGGCGAAGATGGACCACGACCTCGGATTGGCCGACAGGCCCGACGAGGACTCGTTCGACGACATGCTTCTGCACGTCGACGGGTGGCTCTGCGAGATCAAGGATGTGCAGATTCGTGACGGCCTGCACATCCTGGGCCAGCGCCCCGAGGGTGAGGTGGAACTCGACCTCGTGCTCGCGATGCTGCGGGCCCGCCAACTGTTCGGCGGCGAGCAGTCCGTACCCGGGCTGCGGCAGGCCCTGGGCCTGGCCGAGGACGGTGAGGACTCCCGGATCTCGGTGGACGCCGCGGAGGCCAAGGCCCGCGAACTCGTTGCGGCCCTTCAGGCTTCGGGCTGGGACGCCGCGGTGGTGGACTCGCTGACCGACGACGCGGACGTCGCGGCTGTGCTGCGCTTCGCGGCCAACGAGGTGGTGCCCCGCCTCGCCGGCACCTCGTGTGAGATCGAGCAGGTGCTGCGGGCCCTCGACGGCCGGTTCATCGCCGCGGGACCGTCGGGTTCGCCGCTGCGCGGACTGGTCAACGTCTTGCCGACCGGACGCAACTTCTATTCGGTGGACCCCAAGGCGGTGCCGTCCCGGCTGGCCTGGGAAACCGGTGTGGCGATGGCTGATTCGCTGTTGAACCGTTACCGCGAGGATCACGGCCGGTGGCCGGAGTCGGTGGGCCTGTCGGTGTGGGGGACCTCGGCCATGCGCACGTCCGGTGACGACATCGCCGAGGTGCTGGCCCTGCTCGGCGTCCGCCCGGTGTGGGATGAGGCCTCGCGCCGGGTGGTGGACCTCGAGGCCATCACGCTGGCCGAACTGGGTCGGCCCCGCATCGACGTCACGGTGCGTATTTCGGGCTTCTTCCGGGACGCCTTCCCGCACGTGGTCACCATGCTCGACGACGCGGTCCAGTTGGTGGCTGCCCTCGACGAACCCGACGACCAGAACTTCGTCCGCGCGCATGCGAGCGCCGACCTGGCCGAGCACGGTGACAACCGGCGCGCGACGACCCGGATCTTCGGGTCCAAGCCGGGCACCTACGGTGCGGGCCTGCTGCAGTTGATCGACAGCCGCAACTGGCGCGACGACAACGATCTGGCGCAGGTGTACACCGCGTGGGGCGGGTTCGCCTACGGCCGCGACCTCGACGGCGCCCCGGCGACCGAGGACATGAACCGCGCCTACCGCCGGATCGTGGTGGCCGCCAAGAACACCGACACCCGCGAGCACGACATCGCCGACTCCGACGACTACTTCCAGTACCACGGCGGCATGGTCGCCACGGTGCGCGCGCTGACCGGGAAGGATCCCGCGGCCTACATCGGCGACAACACCCGTCCCGACGCGGTGCGCACACGGACCCTGTCGGAGGAGACCACCCGCGTCTTCCGCGCCCGGGTGGTCAACCCACGCTGGATCAACGCGATGCGCAGGCACGGCTACAAGGGTGCCTTCGAGATGGCCGCCACGGTCGACTACCTGTTCGGCTACGACGCGACGGCCCACGTGATGGCCGACTGGATGTACGAGCAGCTGACCTCCAGCTACGTCCTGGATCCGGAGAACCGCAAGTTCATGTCCGAATCCAATCCGTGGGCGCTGCACGGGATGGCCGAACGACTCCTGGAGGCCGTGCAGCGCGGCATGTGGGCGGAACCGGAACAGAACACGCTCGACGGCCTGAGGCAGGTGCTTCTCGAGACCGAGGGCGATCTCGAGGGCTGA
- a CDS encoding TauD/TfdA dioxygenase family protein, translating to MSSTLRVTRLGANIGARVEGVRLSDNLSDTTVAAVNAALLEHKVLFFRGQHDLDDDGQAAFASRLGVLTASHPTVTSRGTRVLPIDSRYDKANSWHTDVTFVDRIPKASLLRAITLPSYGGTTTWASTQAAYDQLPAPLKALTENLWAVHTNAYDYIRYDGDDVGRSDEEREYRQEFESETFETEHPVVRIHPETGRRVLLLGHFVRRFVGLGGFESATLLNLLQERVTRLENTVRWSWEPGDVALWDNRATQHYAVADYDDQHRRLSRITLAGDIPVDIHGRRSRVIIGDASRYSPVVEPVALAG from the coding sequence ATGTCCTCAACCCTGCGCGTGACCAGACTCGGGGCCAACATCGGCGCCCGGGTGGAAGGTGTCCGGCTCTCCGACAATCTCAGCGACACCACGGTCGCGGCCGTGAACGCGGCGCTGCTGGAGCACAAGGTGCTGTTCTTCCGTGGCCAGCACGACCTCGACGACGACGGTCAGGCGGCCTTCGCGAGCAGGCTCGGCGTCCTGACGGCCTCCCATCCGACCGTGACTTCGCGCGGCACGCGCGTGTTGCCGATCGACTCGCGCTACGACAAGGCCAACAGCTGGCACACCGACGTCACGTTCGTCGACCGCATCCCGAAGGCCTCGCTGCTGCGCGCGATCACGCTGCCCAGCTACGGCGGCACCACCACGTGGGCCTCCACCCAAGCCGCCTACGACCAGTTGCCCGCTCCGCTCAAGGCGCTCACGGAGAACCTGTGGGCCGTGCACACCAACGCCTATGACTACATCCGCTACGACGGCGACGACGTCGGCAGGTCCGATGAGGAGCGGGAGTACCGGCAGGAGTTCGAGTCCGAAACGTTTGAGACCGAACACCCCGTGGTCCGGATCCATCCTGAGACCGGCCGTCGGGTACTGCTGCTCGGGCACTTCGTCAGGCGTTTCGTCGGCCTGGGTGGCTTCGAGTCGGCGACCCTGCTGAACCTGCTGCAGGAGCGCGTGACCCGGTTGGAGAACACCGTGCGCTGGTCCTGGGAGCCCGGCGACGTGGCGCTGTGGGACAACCGCGCCACGCAGCACTACGCCGTAGCCGACTACGACGATCAACACCGCCGGTTGAGCCGCATCACGCTGGCCGGCGACATCCCCGTCGACATCCACGGCAGGCGCTCCCGGGTGATCATCGGCGACGCGTCGCGGTACTCCCCGGTGGTCGAGCCTGTGGCACTGGCCGGCTGA
- the cobG gene encoding precorrin-3B synthase, with protein MTRTRDDDACPGALSLHQAADGALARIRLPGGLLTAQQMAALAVAAREFGSGVLELTGRGNLQIRGIGPDPAPVAQAVADVGLLPSPTHERVRNIVASPLSGRVGDFGDVRALVGRLDAAVQAEPDLARLPGRFWMGLDDGRGDISGLGTDIGLRLAGDRAALQICGRDTGLLVAPDQAVDALLGAAHRFVAIRGNAWRVNELPDPAVLFDGAVLGPRPAPTHRPPVGWFGQHDGRVTLGAAVPLGVLPARTAEFLAAIEAPLAITPWRSVLVHDLTEEVADASLRVLAPLGLVFDEHSPWLSVSACTGSPGCAKSTADVRADATAAVAAGDIGADHRHYVGCERACGSPPGSQVLLATPDGYRPRQPHP; from the coding sequence GTGACCCGCACCCGCGACGACGACGCCTGCCCCGGCGCGCTGAGCCTGCACCAGGCCGCCGACGGCGCGTTGGCGCGCATTCGGTTGCCGGGTGGCCTGCTCACCGCGCAGCAGATGGCGGCGCTGGCCGTCGCGGCCCGCGAGTTCGGGTCGGGCGTGCTGGAGTTGACGGGACGAGGGAACCTGCAGATCCGTGGGATCGGCCCCGACCCGGCACCGGTGGCGCAGGCCGTCGCCGACGTGGGCCTGCTGCCCTCGCCCACGCACGAACGCGTGCGCAACATCGTCGCCTCCCCGCTGTCCGGCCGCGTCGGCGACTTCGGCGATGTCCGCGCCCTGGTGGGCCGACTCGACGCCGCGGTGCAGGCCGAGCCCGATCTGGCCCGCCTGCCCGGCCGCTTCTGGATGGGCCTCGACGACGGCCGAGGCGACATCAGCGGATTGGGCACCGACATCGGACTGCGCTTGGCCGGCGACCGTGCCGCGCTGCAGATCTGCGGCCGGGACACCGGCCTCTTGGTCGCCCCGGACCAGGCCGTCGACGCACTGCTGGGCGCCGCGCACCGCTTCGTCGCGATCCGCGGAAACGCCTGGCGGGTCAACGAACTCCCCGACCCGGCGGTGCTCTTCGACGGCGCCGTGCTGGGCCCGCGGCCCGCGCCGACCCACCGGCCCCCGGTCGGCTGGTTCGGACAGCACGACGGCCGGGTGACGCTGGGCGCGGCGGTGCCGCTGGGCGTGCTGCCGGCCCGCACTGCCGAGTTCCTGGCCGCCATCGAGGCGCCGCTGGCCATCACCCCATGGCGGTCGGTGCTGGTCCACGACCTGACCGAGGAGGTCGCCGACGCCTCACTGCGGGTACTGGCCCCGCTGGGACTGGTGTTCGACGAGCACTCGCCCTGGCTGTCCGTCAGTGCCTGCACGGGCAGTCCGGGCTGTGCGAAGTCGACCGCCGACGTGCGGGCCGACGCCACCGCGGCCGTGGCCGCGGGCGACATCGGCGCCGATCACCGCCACTACGTGGGCTGCGAACGCGCATGCGGCAGCCCGCCCGGAAGTCAGGTTCTCCTGGCGACGCCGGACGGTTATCGGCCACGTCAACCCCACCCGTAG